A DNA window from Brassica napus cultivar Da-Ae chromosome C1, Da-Ae, whole genome shotgun sequence contains the following coding sequences:
- the LOC106362542 gene encoding uncharacterized protein LOC106362542 produces MDTHFWSPDHRDEVPFDDRWEIAFTAKSAIKNLNRSPFNFCGDCLEHIEDNDFPWCCSLCIKKWHLRCVPSSPDDINHPFHPYHPLELLIDVPRPPDHSKSKCDECQQELKSYFYHCSLCDFSMHVRCSKEPPPPIVETAKCHEHTLTCMVRNDTFTCNACGTHGERCPYVCAPCGVMFHWECIKLPHVININRHNHRVSHTFSLGFGKRKCMICHKKVDWRYGAYSCSTCPDDYVVHSKCATRSDVWDGVELEGVPEEYFDVLPFEVIEEGISIKHFSHEEHILYTVEDEDDMTDGSMRCEACVHPIFSEAHYKCMECHFIIHETCANLPLRKRHWLSTTPFYLNANDNDTSDSFFRCGACQTISNGFRYESDKGVSLDMRCAFVISSYSDHECHPHTLFITTLDEGNCGGCKLTKKHVLRCTECDFSLCLACATLPKKIKRKGDEHFLFLRHGEKEVSGKYWCEVCEAVLDPHEEWFYTCHVSGVTFHIKCVVGEFPNAKPGFTYRYQCVLGHNLTLYGARVCTRHHGEEIIQLVRNDRSTRPKCASCGSRCLTPLILKFYLVDTYEVYCCNLECSLKFLLDSAQDFNQYFQNWTRPAGRTGPTITPLVG; encoded by the coding sequence ATGGATACACATTTCTGGTCCCCCGACCATAGAGATGAGGTTCCTTTCGATGATCGGTGGGAGATCGCTTTTACTGCGAAGTCTGCGATAAAGAATCTTAATCGTTCTCCTTTCAATTTTTGTGGCGACTGTCTGGAGCATATTGAAGACAATGATTTTCCCTGGTGTTGCAGTTTATGCATCAAGAAGTGGCATCTTCGTTGTGTCCCAAGCTCACCGGACGATATAAACCACCCGTTCCATCCATACCATCCGCTGGAGCTTCTCATTGATGTCCCACGACCACCTGATCACTCCAAGAGTAAATGCGATGAATGCCAGCAAGAACTCAAGAGCTATTTCTACCATTGTTCGCTATGCGATTTCAGCATGCACGTGAGGTGTTCCAAGGAGCCACCACCACCGATTGTGGAAACAGCGAAGTGCCACGAGCATACACTTACATGTATGGTTAGAAATGACACCTTCACTTGCAACGCTTGTGGTACCCATGGTGAACGATGCCCTTACGTATGCGCTCCATGCGGTGTCATGTTCCATTGGGAATGTATCAAGCTACCACACGTCATAAACATCAATCGCCACAACCACCGAGTCTCTCACACCTTTTCTCTTGGTTTTGGGAAGAGGAAATGCATGATTTGTCACAAGAAGGTGGATTGGAGGTACGGAGCTTATTCATGTTCCACATGTCCTGATGATTATGTCGTTCACTCAAAATGCGCAACTAGAAGTGATGTGTGGGATGGGGTAGAGCTCGAAGGGGTGCCTGAAgaatattttgatgttttgcCATTCGAAGTTATTGAAGAGGGAATTTCAATTAAACATTTTTCCCATGAAGAACATATCTTATACAcggttgaagatgaggatgatatGACTGACGGAAGCATGCGTTGTGAAGCTTGCGTCCATCCTATCTTTTCCGAGGCTCACTACAAGTGTATGGAATGCCACTTTATCATCCACGAAACATGTGCTAATCTTCCTCTTCGAAAACGACATTGGCTCTCCACGACGCCGTTTTATTtaaacgccaatgacaatgatACAAGCGACTCTTTCTTTCGGTGTGGTGCATGTCAAACAATATCCAATGGTTTCAGGTACGAGAGTGATAAGGGAGTATCACTAGACATGCGATGTGCGTTCGTGATCTCATCGTATAGTGATCATGAATGTCACCCGCATACCCTCTTTATCACTACCCTGGACGAGGGAAATTGTGGGGGCTGTAAGCTCACCAAAAAGCATGTGCTACGTTGTACTGAATGTGATTTCTCATTGTGCTTGGCGTGTGCTACTCTACCGAAAAAGATAAAACGCAAGGGTGATGAGCATTTTCTATTCTTGCGCCATGGTGAGAAAGAAGTCAGCGGTAAGTATTGGTGTGAAGTTTGTGAAGCCGTTTTAGATCCACATGAGGAATGGTTTTACACATGCCATGTTTCTGGAGTCACTTTTCATATTAAGTGTGTGGTTGGTGAGTTTCCAAATGCTAAGCCAGGATTCACTTATCGTTATCAATGTGTGCTAGGGCATAATCTTACACTCTACGGCGCAAGAGTCTGCACTCGCCACCACGGGGAAGAGATAATACAACTTGTTCGCAATGACCGTTCTACGAGACCTAAATGCGCCTCATGCGGCTCTCGTTGCCTAACTCCCCTTATTTTAAAGTTCTACTTGGTGGATACTTATGAGGTTTATTGTTGTAATCTTGAGTGTTCTCTCAAATTTCTGCTAGACTCAGCACAAGACTTTAACCAGTATTTTCAAAACTGGACCAGACCAGCCGGCCGAACCGGTCCAACCATAACTCCTTTAGTTGGTTGA
- the LOC106445285 gene encoding probable UDP-N-acetylglucosamine--peptide N-acetylglucosaminyltransferase SEC isoform X1, whose amino-acid sequence MLSSRNGAGMMISRPVFLDEVFTRKLDLSSTSSSSSSLLLNQFNKSHEADDDARLTLAHQLYKAGDFKQALEHSNLVYQRNPLRTDNLLLIGAIYYQLQDYDMCIARNEEALRIQPQFAECYGNMANAWKEKGDTDRAIRYYLIAIELKPNYADAWSNLASAYMRKGRLSEATQCCQQALSLNPLLVDAHSNLGNLMKAQGLIQEAYSCYLEAVRIQPTFAIAWSNLAGLFMESGDLNRALQYYKEAVKLKPAFPDAYFNLGNVYKALGRPTEAIMCYQHAIQARPSFAMAFGNIATIYYEQGQLDLAIRHYKQAISRDPRFLEAYNNLGNALKDIGRVEEAVRCYNHCLHLQPNHPQAMANLGNIYMEWNMMGPASSLFQATLTVTTGLSAPFNNLALIYKQQGNYTNAISCYNEVLRIDPLAADALVNRGNTFKEIGRVTEAIQDYMHAITFRPTMAEAHANLASAYKDSGHVEAAITSYKQALLLRPDFPEATCNLLHTLQCVCCWEDRSKMFTEVEGIIRRQINMSVLPSVQPFHAIAYPIDPILALEISRKYAAHCSIIASRFGLPPFNHPAGVPVKREGGFKRLRIGYVSSDFGNHPLSHLMGSVFGMHNRDNVEVFCYALSPNDGTEWRQRTQSEAEHFLDVSAMSSDAIAKTINEDKIQILINLNGYTKGARNEIFAMQPAPIQVSYMGFPGTTGATYIDYLVTDEFVSPLQYAHIYSEKLVHLPHCYFVNDYKQKNQDVLDPKSKPKRSDYGLPEDKFIFGCFNQLYKMDPEIVNTWCNVLKRVPNSALWLLRFPAAGEMRFRAYAAAQGVHPDQIIFTDVAMKNEHIRRSVLADVILDTPLCNGHTTGTDVLWAGVPMITLPLEKMATRVAGSLCLATGLGHEMIVNSLEEYEEKAVSLALNKPKLQALTKELRASRLTCPLFDTMRWVKNLERSYFKMWNLHCSGQKPQHFKVVENDLEFPHDR is encoded by the exons ATGTTGTCGTCGAGAAACGGAGCTGGGATGATGATCTCTAGACCTGTGTTCCTTGACGAAGTTTTCACCAGGAAGCTTGATTTGTCTTCTACGTCTTCGTCGTCTTCGAGTCTTCTTCTCAATCAGTTTAATAAGTCTCATGAAG CTGATGATGATGCACGCTTGACACTTGCTCATCAGCTCTACAAGGCAGGCGATTTCAAACAAGCTTTGGAGCATAGCAACTTGGTTTACCAGAGGAACCCTTTGCGCACTGATAATCTTCTTCTTATTGGTGCTATTTATTACCAG CTGCAAGATTATGATATGTGCATTGCTAGAAATGAAGAAGCTCTTCGGATCCAACCTCAGTTTGCTGAGTGTTATGGAAACATGGCGAACGCTTGGAAG GAAAAAGGGGACACTGATCGTGCAATCCGCTACTACTTGATCGCCATTGAG CTGAAGCCAAACTATGCTGATGCTTGGTCGAATTTGGCAAGTGCATACATGCGGAAGGGAAGACTCAGTGAGGCAACACAATGCTGTCAGCAAGCCCTCTCACTGAATCCACTTCTG GTTGATGCACATAGTAATCTGGGGAATCTGATGAAGGCTCAAGGATTAATTCAGGAA GCTTACAGTTGCTACCTTGAAGCTGTTCGCATTCAACCAACGTTTGCTATTGCTTGGTCCAATCTTGCTGGTCTTTTCATGGAGTCTGGTGATCTCAACAGAGCCCTTCAATACTACAAGGAAGCTGTGAAGTTGAAACCTGCATTCCCTGATGCATATTTTAATCTGGGAAACGTGTATAAG GCTCTGGGGAGACCTACAGAGGCAATCATGTGTTATCAGCATGCCATACAGGCGCGGCCAAGTTTTGCAATGGCATTTG GAAACATAGCCACTATATACTATGAGCAAGGTCAACTGGATTTAGCAATTCGACACTACAAGCAGGCTATCTCCCGAGATCCACGTTTCTTAGAGGCTTACAACAACTTG GGTAATGCGTTGAAGGACATTGGGCGTGTAGAGGAAGCAGTTCGGTGTTATAAT cattGTCTTCATTTACAACCGAATCATCCACAAGCAATGGCTAATcttggaaatatatatatggagtG GAATATGATGGGTCCTGCTTCCTCATTATTCCAAGCTACTCTGACTGTGACGACAGGGCTATCTGCTCCTTTCAACAACCTTGCGTTAATTTACAAACAACAG GGAAACTACACGAATGCTATATCCTGCTATAATGAGGTTCTTCGTATTGATCCCTTGGCTGCTGATGCTCTTGTTAATAGAGGCAATACTTTCAAAGAGATCGGGAGGGTAACTGAAGCGATTCAGGATTACATGCATGCTATTACCTTCCGTCCTACAATGGCTGAAGCTCATGCTAACCTGGCCTCAGCTTACAAGGATAG TGGTCATGTGGAAGCTGCCATAACGAGCTACAAGCAGGCCTTGCTACTACGACCAGACTTCCCAGAAGCAACATGCAACCTTCTGCACACCTTGCAG TGTGTATGCTGTTGGGAGGACCGCAGCAAAATGTTCACTGAAGTCGAAGGCATTATTAGGAGGCAAATAAAT ATGTCTGTCCTTCCAAGTGTTCAGCCCTTCCATGCAATAGCATATCCTATTGATCCCATCCTTGCCCTTGAGATCAG TCGTAAATACGCTGCACACTGCTCTATAATCGCTTCCCGTTTTGGACTACCTCCCTTCAACCACCCAGCTGGTGTCCCTGTGAAACGCGAGGGAGGATTCAAGAGACTAAGGATTGGATACGTGAGCAGTGATTTTGGTAATCATCCGTTGTCACACCTCATGGGATCAGTGTTTGGGATGCACAACAGAGACAACGTCGAGGTTTTCTGCTATGCGTTGAGTCCAAACGACGGCACTGAGTGGAGACAGCGCACACAGTCAGAAGCTGAGCATTTCCTTGACGTTTCCGCTATGTCATCCGATGCTATCGCCAAGACTATAAACGAAGACAAAATCCAGATCCTGATTAATCTAAATGGTTACACTAAG GGAGCTAGGAATGAAATATTTGCTATGCAGCCTGCACCAATCCAGGTTTCATATATGGGCTTCCCTGGTACAACTGGAGCTACCTACATCGACTACTTAGTGACTGATGAG tttGTGTCTCCTCTGCAATATGCACATATCTACTCAGAGAAGCTTGTCCATCTTCCCCACTGCTACTTTGTCAATGATTACAAGCAG AAAAATCAGGATGTGTTGGATCCAAAGTCTAAGCCCAAGAGATCTGACTATGGACTTCCTGAAGATAAATTCATATTTGGATGCTTCAACCAGCTGTACAAAATGGATCCTGAGATCGTCAATACTTG GTGCAACGTTCTTAAACGAGTACCCAACAGTGCTCTTTGGCTTCTCCGTTTCCCTGCAGCTGGAGAGATGAGGTTTCGCGCAT ATGCTGCTGCTCAAGGAGTGCATCCTGATCAGATTATCTTCACAGATGTTGCCATGAAGAATGAGCATATAAGGCGAAGTGTCCTTGCAGATGTTATCCTCGACAC GCCTCTGTGTAACGGACACACAACAGGAACAGATGTGCTGTGGGCTGGTGTACCGATGATAACATTACCACTTGAGAAAATGGCGACTCGAGTGGCTGGATCACTCTGTCTTGCAACTGGTCTAGGACATGAGATGATTGTTAATAG CTTGGAGGAATACGAAGAGAAGGCTGTCTCTTTGGCTCTTAACAAGCCGAAACTTCAAGCACTGACTAAGGAACTGAGGGCCAGCCGCTTAACCTGTCCTCTATTTGACACCATGCGCTGG GTGAAGAATCTTGAGAGGTCATACTTCAAAATGTGGAACCTCCACTGCTCTGGACAGAAGCCTCAACACTTCAAAGTAGTGGAAAATGACTTGGAGTTCCCACATGACAGATAA
- the LOC106445285 gene encoding probable UDP-N-acetylglucosamine--peptide N-acetylglucosaminyltransferase SEC isoform X2, with amino-acid sequence MESGDLNRALQYYKEAVKLKPAFPDAYFNLGNVYKALGRPTEAIMCYQHAIQARPSFAMAFGNIATIYYEQGQLDLAIRHYKQAISRDPRFLEAYNNLGNALKDIGRVEEAVRCYNHCLHLQPNHPQAMANLGNIYMEWNMMGPASSLFQATLTVTTGLSAPFNNLALIYKQQGNYTNAISCYNEVLRIDPLAADALVNRGNTFKEIGRVTEAIQDYMHAITFRPTMAEAHANLASAYKDSGHVEAAITSYKQALLLRPDFPEATCNLLHTLQCVCCWEDRSKMFTEVEGIIRRQINMSVLPSVQPFHAIAYPIDPILALEISRKYAAHCSIIASRFGLPPFNHPAGVPVKREGGFKRLRIGYVSSDFGNHPLSHLMGSVFGMHNRDNVEVFCYALSPNDGTEWRQRTQSEAEHFLDVSAMSSDAIAKTINEDKIQILINLNGYTKGARNEIFAMQPAPIQVSYMGFPGTTGATYIDYLVTDEFVSPLQYAHIYSEKLVHLPHCYFVNDYKQKNQDVLDPKSKPKRSDYGLPEDKFIFGCFNQLYKMDPEIVNTWCNVLKRVPNSALWLLRFPAAGEMRFRAYAAAQGVHPDQIIFTDVAMKNEHIRRSVLADVILDTPLCNGHTTGTDVLWAGVPMITLPLEKMATRVAGSLCLATGLGHEMIVNSLEEYEEKAVSLALNKPKLQALTKELRASRLTCPLFDTMRWVKNLERSYFKMWNLHCSGQKPQHFKVVENDLEFPHDR; translated from the exons ATGGAGTCTGGTGATCTCAACAGAGCCCTTCAATACTACAAGGAAGCTGTGAAGTTGAAACCTGCATTCCCTGATGCATATTTTAATCTGGGAAACGTGTATAAG GCTCTGGGGAGACCTACAGAGGCAATCATGTGTTATCAGCATGCCATACAGGCGCGGCCAAGTTTTGCAATGGCATTTG GAAACATAGCCACTATATACTATGAGCAAGGTCAACTGGATTTAGCAATTCGACACTACAAGCAGGCTATCTCCCGAGATCCACGTTTCTTAGAGGCTTACAACAACTTG GGTAATGCGTTGAAGGACATTGGGCGTGTAGAGGAAGCAGTTCGGTGTTATAAT cattGTCTTCATTTACAACCGAATCATCCACAAGCAATGGCTAATcttggaaatatatatatggagtG GAATATGATGGGTCCTGCTTCCTCATTATTCCAAGCTACTCTGACTGTGACGACAGGGCTATCTGCTCCTTTCAACAACCTTGCGTTAATTTACAAACAACAG GGAAACTACACGAATGCTATATCCTGCTATAATGAGGTTCTTCGTATTGATCCCTTGGCTGCTGATGCTCTTGTTAATAGAGGCAATACTTTCAAAGAGATCGGGAGGGTAACTGAAGCGATTCAGGATTACATGCATGCTATTACCTTCCGTCCTACAATGGCTGAAGCTCATGCTAACCTGGCCTCAGCTTACAAGGATAG TGGTCATGTGGAAGCTGCCATAACGAGCTACAAGCAGGCCTTGCTACTACGACCAGACTTCCCAGAAGCAACATGCAACCTTCTGCACACCTTGCAG TGTGTATGCTGTTGGGAGGACCGCAGCAAAATGTTCACTGAAGTCGAAGGCATTATTAGGAGGCAAATAAAT ATGTCTGTCCTTCCAAGTGTTCAGCCCTTCCATGCAATAGCATATCCTATTGATCCCATCCTTGCCCTTGAGATCAG TCGTAAATACGCTGCACACTGCTCTATAATCGCTTCCCGTTTTGGACTACCTCCCTTCAACCACCCAGCTGGTGTCCCTGTGAAACGCGAGGGAGGATTCAAGAGACTAAGGATTGGATACGTGAGCAGTGATTTTGGTAATCATCCGTTGTCACACCTCATGGGATCAGTGTTTGGGATGCACAACAGAGACAACGTCGAGGTTTTCTGCTATGCGTTGAGTCCAAACGACGGCACTGAGTGGAGACAGCGCACACAGTCAGAAGCTGAGCATTTCCTTGACGTTTCCGCTATGTCATCCGATGCTATCGCCAAGACTATAAACGAAGACAAAATCCAGATCCTGATTAATCTAAATGGTTACACTAAG GGAGCTAGGAATGAAATATTTGCTATGCAGCCTGCACCAATCCAGGTTTCATATATGGGCTTCCCTGGTACAACTGGAGCTACCTACATCGACTACTTAGTGACTGATGAG tttGTGTCTCCTCTGCAATATGCACATATCTACTCAGAGAAGCTTGTCCATCTTCCCCACTGCTACTTTGTCAATGATTACAAGCAG AAAAATCAGGATGTGTTGGATCCAAAGTCTAAGCCCAAGAGATCTGACTATGGACTTCCTGAAGATAAATTCATATTTGGATGCTTCAACCAGCTGTACAAAATGGATCCTGAGATCGTCAATACTTG GTGCAACGTTCTTAAACGAGTACCCAACAGTGCTCTTTGGCTTCTCCGTTTCCCTGCAGCTGGAGAGATGAGGTTTCGCGCAT ATGCTGCTGCTCAAGGAGTGCATCCTGATCAGATTATCTTCACAGATGTTGCCATGAAGAATGAGCATATAAGGCGAAGTGTCCTTGCAGATGTTATCCTCGACAC GCCTCTGTGTAACGGACACACAACAGGAACAGATGTGCTGTGGGCTGGTGTACCGATGATAACATTACCACTTGAGAAAATGGCGACTCGAGTGGCTGGATCACTCTGTCTTGCAACTGGTCTAGGACATGAGATGATTGTTAATAG CTTGGAGGAATACGAAGAGAAGGCTGTCTCTTTGGCTCTTAACAAGCCGAAACTTCAAGCACTGACTAAGGAACTGAGGGCCAGCCGCTTAACCTGTCCTCTATTTGACACCATGCGCTGG GTGAAGAATCTTGAGAGGTCATACTTCAAAATGTGGAACCTCCACTGCTCTGGACAGAAGCCTCAACACTTCAAAGTAGTGGAAAATGACTTGGAGTTCCCACATGACAGATAA
- the LOC106445290 gene encoding 40S ribosomal protein S16-3-like codes for MATKPAKQSVQCFGRKKTAVAVTHCKPGCGLIKLNGSPIELFQPEILRFKIFEPVLLLGKHRFAGVDMRIRVNGGGHTSQVYAIRQSIAKALVAFYQKYVDEQSKKEVKDILIRYDRTLLVADPRRCEPKKFGGRGARSRFQKSYR; via the coding sequence ATGGCGACGAAACCAGCTAAACAATCCGTGCAATGCTTCGGGAGGAAGAAGACGGCCGTCGCCGTCACCCACTGCAAGCCCGGGTGCGGTCTGATCAAGCTCAACGGCTCCCCGATCGAGCTCTTCCAGCCCGAGATCCTCCGGTTCAAGATCTTCGAGCCGGTGCTTCTCCTCGGGAAGCACCGTTTCGCCGGCGTGGACATGAGGATCCGCGTTAACGGCGGCGGTCACACTTCTCAGGTGTACGCGATTCGTCAGAGTATCGCTAAGGCGTTGGTTGCGTTTTATCAGAAGTATGTGGATGAGCAGTCGAAGAAGGAGGTGAAGGATATTTTGATTAGGTATGATAGGACTCTGCTGGTGGCGGATCCGAGGAGGTGCGAGCCGAAGAAGTTTGGTGGGCGTGGTGCTCGTTCTCGTTTCCAGAAGAGTTACCGTTAA
- the LOC106365675 gene encoding glyceraldehyde-3-phosphate dehydrogenase, cytosolic: MANGKIKIGINGFGRIGRLVARVVLQRDDVELVAVNDPFITTEYMTYMFKYDSVHGQWKHHELKVKDEKTLLFGEKPVTVFGIRNPEDIPWGEAGADFVVESTGVFTDKDKAAAHLKGGAKKVVISAPSKDAPMFVVGVNEHEYKSDLDIVSNASCTTNCLAPLAKVINDRFGIVEGLMTTVHSITATQKTVDGPSMKDWRGGRAASFNIIPSSTGAAKAVGKVLPQLNGKLTGMSFRVPTVDVSVVDLTVRLEKAATYDEIKKAIKEESEGKLKGILGYTEDDVVSTDFVGDSRSSIFDAKAGIALSDNFVKLVSWYDNEWGYSTRVVDLIVHMSKA; encoded by the exons ATGG CTAACGGTAAGATCAAGATCGGAATCAACG GATTCGGAAGAATCGGTCGTTTGGTTGCTAGAGTTGTTCTCCAGAGGGACGATGTTGAGCTCGTCGCCGTTAACGATCCTTTCATCACCACTGAGTACATG ACGTACATGTTCAAGTACGACAGTGTTCACGGTCAATGGAAACACCATGAGCTCAAGGTTAAGGACGAGAAGACTCTTCTCTTCGGTGAGAAGCCAGTCACCGTCTTTGGCATCAG GAACCCTGAGGATATTCCATGGGGTGAGGCTGGAGCTGACTTTGTTGTTGAGTCCACCGGTGTTTTCACTGACAAGGACAAAGCTGCTGCTCACTTGAAG GGAGGTGCCAAGAAGGTTGTCATCTCTGCCCCAAGCAAGGACGCACCCATGTTTGTTGTTGGTGTCAACGAGCACGAATACAAGTCCGACCTTGACATCGTCTCCAACGCCAGTTGCACCACTAACTGCCTTGCTCCTCTTGCCAAG GTTATCAACGACAGGTTCGGAATTGTTGAGGGTCTTATGACCACCGTCCACTCCATCACCG CTACTCAGAAGACTGTTGATGGACCATCAATGAAGGACTGGAGAGGTGGAAGAGCCGCTTCGTTCAACATCATTCCCAGCAGCACTGGAGCTGCCAAGGCTGTCGGAAAGGTGCTTCCACAGCTCAACGGAAAGTTGACCGGAATGTCCTTCCGTGTTCCCACCGTTGATGTCTCAGTTGTTGACCTCACCGTTAGACTCGAGAAAGCTGCAACCTACGACGAGATCAAGAAGGCTATCAA GGAGGAATCTGAAGGCAAGCTAAAGGGAATCCTTGGATACACCGAGGATGATGTCGTCTCAACAGACTTCGTTGGTGACAGCAGGTCTAGCATTTTCGACGCAAAGGCTGGAATCGCATTGAGTGACAACTTCGTGAAGCTGGTGTCGTGGTACGACAACGAATGGGGTTACAGTACCCGTGTGGTGGACTTGATCGTCCACATGTCTAAGGCCTAA